In Strigops habroptila isolate Jane chromosome 2, bStrHab1.2.pri, whole genome shotgun sequence, one genomic interval encodes:
- the LAMTOR1 gene encoding ragulator complex protein LAMTOR1, which produces MGCCYSSESASAEQEEETKRLLEPAPSPPSKALNGAEQSYHSAPAARTDEQAMLSSILAKTAINIIDVSAADSQGMEQHEYMDRARQYSTRLAMLSSSLTHWKKVPALPSLTNQPHQVLASDPVPFADLQQVSRIAAYAFSALSQIRVDAKEELVVQFGIP; this is translated from the exons ATGGGCTGCTGCTACAGCAGCGAGAGCGCGAGCGCGGAGCag GAGGAGGAGACGAAGCGGCTGCTGGAGCCGGCCCCCAGCCCCCCCAGCAAGGCGCTGAACGGGGCCGAGCAGAGCTACCACAGCGCGCCCGCGGCGCGCACGGACGAGCAGGCCATGCTCTCCTCCATCCTCGCCAAGACCGCCAT caaCATCATCGACGTGTCGGCCGCGGACTCGCAGGGCATGGAGCAGCACGAGTACATGGACCGGGCCCGGCAGTACAG CACCCGCCTGGCCatgctcagctccagcctcaCGCACTGGAAGAAGGTGCCGGCGCTGCCGTCTCTCACCAACCAACCGCACCAGGTCCTGGCCAGCGACCCCGTCCCCTTCGCAGACCTGCAgcag GTGTCCCGGATAGCTGCCTACGCCTTCAGCGCGCTCTCGCAGATCCGCGTGGACGCCAAGGAGGAGCTGGTTGTGCAGTTCGGCATCCCCTGA
- the LOC115604472 gene encoding basic proline-rich protein-like → MGMQRSRAQGKPLLRPLLHPPSHPEPRTPLRRDVKRRAAPPAEVTPRDPVSPRRAPRRPRWAPACSRHGGCGSSRPCPSSGAAAGTSVPRNPPPPRNTRGVPGPKHRLVPAVPARAGRAVAGAGTGPGSTGCEQPPGPARSTAESGISHRPHGGPDPSTRKRREGTAARGGPELPLPPCGREARDPCGVRAGRMDPALPPSGPTAQAPHPRAQPGPPPRPSGAARDGPSCPTPARPQPGGTSATLGATRDPRHGTEPQEGPGGGWGG, encoded by the coding sequence ATGGGgatgcagaggagcagggctCAAGGGAAACCGCTGCTCCGGCCCCTGCTGCATCCCCCGTCCCACCCCGAACCCCGAACCCCTCTGAGGAGGGACGTAAAGCGCCGCGCGGCCCCCCCGGCTGAGGTGACCCCACGGGATCCCGTGTCGCCCCGGAGGGCTCCTCGGCGGCCGCGCTGGGCTCCAGCGTGCTCCCGGCACGGGGGCTGCGGCTCTTCCCGGCCGTGCCCGAGCagcggcgccgccgccgggaCCAGCGTCCCGAGgaatcccccccccccgcggaACACACGCGGGGTTCCGGGCCCAAAACACCGGCTCGTGCCCGCGGTGCCGGCGCGAGCCGGGAGAGCAGTCGCGGGTGCCGGGACGGGCCCGGGGAGCACCGGCTGTGAACAAcccccgggcccggcccggAGCACGGCGGAGAGCGGGATCTCCCACCGGCCCCACGGGGGACCCGATCCAAGCACCAGGAAGCGACGGGAGGGAAccgcggcgcggggggggccgGAGCTGCCGCTGCCTCCGTGCGGCCGGGAAGCGCGGGACCCGTGCGGGGTCCGTGCGGGACGGATGGATCCGGCCCTCCCTCCATCTGGCCCCACGGCACAAGCTCCGCACCCCCGGGCCCAGCCCGGACCCCCCCCCAGGCCCTCGGGGGCTGCCCGGGATGGACCGAGCTGCCCGACCCCAGCCCGACCCCAGCCCGGCGGCACCTCCGCGACGCTCGGGGCTACCCGGGACCCGCGACACGGGACGGAGCCGCAGGAAGGCcccgggggggggtggggggggtga